The proteins below are encoded in one region of Macaca nemestrina isolate mMacNem1 chromosome 10, mMacNem.hap1, whole genome shotgun sequence:
- the LOC105473377 gene encoding tetraspanin-8, with translation MAGVSGCIKYSMFTFNFLFWLCGILILALSIWVRVGSDSQGILNSTNVGSSSHVAADILIAVGAIIMIMGFLGCCGAIKESRCMLLLFFIGLLLILLLQVAAGILGAVFKSESDRIINETLHDNTELLSTTGERAKQFQQAMAEFQKEFKCCGLINGAADWGNNFQQEPELCKCLDTQRPCTSYNETQVYEEPCISTIKDLLAKSFIIVIGIAFGLAVIEILGLVFSMVLYCQIGSK, from the exons CTATGTGGTATCTTGATCCTAGCATTATCAATATGGGTACGAGTAGGCAGTGACTCTCAAGGG ATTTTAAATTCTACAAATGTGGGCTCTAGCTCCCATGTTGCTGCGGACATATTGATTGCTGTAGGTGCCATCATCATGATTATGGGATTCCTGGGATGCTGCGGTGCTATAAAAGAAAGTCGCTGCATGCTTCTGTTG tTTTTCATAGGCTTGCTTCTGATCCTGCTCCTGCAGGTGGCGGCAGGTATCCTAGGAGCTGTTTTCAAATCTGAG TCTGATCGCATTATCAATGAAACTCTCCATGACAACACAGAGCTTTTGAGCACCACAGGGGAAAGGGCAAAACAATTCCAGCAAGCCATGGCTGAGTTTCAAAAAGAG TTTAAATGCTGTGGTTTGATCAATGGAGCTGCTGATTGGGGAAATAATTTTCAACAAGAACCCGAATTATGTAAATGTCTAGATACGCAGAGACCATGCACCAGCTATAATGAAACACAAGTTTACGAAGAG ccCTGTATTTCTACCATAAAAGACTTATTGGCGAAAAGTTTCATAATAGTTATTGGAATAGCATTTGGACTGGCAGTTATTGAG ATACTGGGTTTGGTGTTTTCTATGGTCCTGTATTGCCAGATCGGGAGCAAATGA